A section of the Canis lupus baileyi chromosome 5, mCanLup2.hap1, whole genome shotgun sequence genome encodes:
- the TMEM82 gene encoding transmembrane protein 82 isoform X2 has protein sequence MSRDRGPPHAAQMWSPQNTEARKARPPPPLPAGLLTRLAPPLPRGHLCPQRPPGGRRRLGLIRAMAMFSLPSLPSWLPGLSSLQWGSGLLDPVLQGLIGACGVSVLNSLLRVYFFVSCASNPRRRLERQRLRARWALLDAVHLAGLALILTVLGARVAALVVLEFSLRAVSTLLSLHKGSERERLQLYLLCQYSLGCALSCGLSFLQEGAPHRTLNLLLGLWLAALLSSGARRLCRHVDQLYELHSSQNYCGVCLGLLAGAHRLPPLLTRALAVAFAVGDLAAVALINQDFPTTSDAVRFWTPLVICYALLVIYMQEEQRQQPGLQGQVQTLLVRMGGLFVLLLTVGSWLDLLGILLSLLGELWCLASIHTLLDLCQIQVLF, from the exons ATGAGCAGGGACAGAGGCCCCCCTCATGCTGCCCAAATGTGGAGCCCCCAGAACACTGAGGCCCGGAAGGCCcggcccccgcctcccctccccgctgGACTTCTGACCCGCctcgcccctcccctcccacgcGGACACCTTTGCCCCCAGCGGCCTCCGGGCGGGCGCCGCAGGCTGGGGCTGATCCGCGCCATGGCCATgttctccctgccctccctcccctcctggctcCCCGGCCTCTCCTCCCTGCAGTGGGGCTCCGGCCTCCTCGACCCCGTCCTGCAGG GCCTCATCGGGGCCTGCGGAGTCTCGGTCCTCAACAGCCTCCTGAGGGTCTACTTCTTCGTGAGCTGTGCCAG CAACCCCCGGCGGCGGCTGGAGAGGCAGCGGCTGCGGGCCCGGTGGGCTTTGCTGGACGCGGTGCACCTGGCCGGCCTGGCCCTGATCCTGACGGTCCTGGGGGCCCGGGTGGCCGCCCTCGTGGTGCTCGAGTTCTCCCTCCGGGCTGTGTCCACGCTGCTCTCCCTGCACAAG GGCTCCGAGAGGGAGAGGCTGCAGCTGTACCTGCTGTGCCAGTACTCACTGGGCTGTGCGCTGAGCTGCGGCCTGAGCTTCCTGCAGGAGGGCGCCCCCCACCGCACCCTAAACCTGCTGCTGGGCCTCTGGCTGGCCGCACTGCTTAGCTCGGGCGCCCGGCGCCTCTGCCGCCACGTGGACCAGCTCTACGAGCTGCACAGCAGCCAGAACTACTGCGGGGTCTGCCTGGGTCTGCTGGCGGGCGCCCACCGCCTCCCTCCGCTGCTGACCCGCGCCCTGGCCGTGGCCTTCGCTGTGGGTGACCTGGCGGCCGTGGCCCTCATCAACCAGGACTTCCCCACCACCTCGGACGCCGTGCGCTTCTGGACGCCGCTGGTCATCTGCTATGCCCTGCTGGTCATCTACATGCAGG aggagcagaggcagcagcCTGGCCTGCAGGGCCAGGTCCAGACTTTGCTGGTGCGCATGGGTGGCCTCTTCGTGCTGCTGCTGACCGTGGGCAGCTGGCTGGACCTCCTGGGAATCCTCCTGTCCCTGCTGGGCGAGCTCTGGTGCCTGGCCAGCATCCACACTCTGCTGGACCTCTGCCAGATACAG gttttattttga
- the TMEM82 gene encoding transmembrane protein 82 isoform X1, whose translation MSRDRGPPHAAQMWSPQNTEARKARPPPPLPAGLLTRLAPPLPRGHLCPQRPPGGRRRLGLIRAMAMFSLPSLPSWLPGLSSLQWGSGLLDPVLQGLIGACGVSVLNSLLRVYFFVSCASNPRRRLERQRLRARWALLDAVHLAGLALILTVLGARVAALVVLEFSLRAVSTLLSLHKGSERERLQLYLLCQYSLGCALSCGLSFLQEGAPHRTLNLLLGLWLAALLSSGARRLCRHVDQLYELHSSQNYCGVCLGLLAGAHRLPPLLTRALAVAFAVGDLAAVALINQDFPTTSDAVRFWTPLVICYALLVIYMQEEQRQQPGLQGQVQTLLVRMGGLFVLLLTVGSWLDLLGILLSLLGELWCLASIHTLLDLCQIQDSPSQRPSVSAPRQPQSRPSARAQPRGTAPS comes from the exons ATGAGCAGGGACAGAGGCCCCCCTCATGCTGCCCAAATGTGGAGCCCCCAGAACACTGAGGCCCGGAAGGCCcggcccccgcctcccctccccgctgGACTTCTGACCCGCctcgcccctcccctcccacgcGGACACCTTTGCCCCCAGCGGCCTCCGGGCGGGCGCCGCAGGCTGGGGCTGATCCGCGCCATGGCCATgttctccctgccctccctcccctcctggctcCCCGGCCTCTCCTCCCTGCAGTGGGGCTCCGGCCTCCTCGACCCCGTCCTGCAGG GCCTCATCGGGGCCTGCGGAGTCTCGGTCCTCAACAGCCTCCTGAGGGTCTACTTCTTCGTGAGCTGTGCCAG CAACCCCCGGCGGCGGCTGGAGAGGCAGCGGCTGCGGGCCCGGTGGGCTTTGCTGGACGCGGTGCACCTGGCCGGCCTGGCCCTGATCCTGACGGTCCTGGGGGCCCGGGTGGCCGCCCTCGTGGTGCTCGAGTTCTCCCTCCGGGCTGTGTCCACGCTGCTCTCCCTGCACAAG GGCTCCGAGAGGGAGAGGCTGCAGCTGTACCTGCTGTGCCAGTACTCACTGGGCTGTGCGCTGAGCTGCGGCCTGAGCTTCCTGCAGGAGGGCGCCCCCCACCGCACCCTAAACCTGCTGCTGGGCCTCTGGCTGGCCGCACTGCTTAGCTCGGGCGCCCGGCGCCTCTGCCGCCACGTGGACCAGCTCTACGAGCTGCACAGCAGCCAGAACTACTGCGGGGTCTGCCTGGGTCTGCTGGCGGGCGCCCACCGCCTCCCTCCGCTGCTGACCCGCGCCCTGGCCGTGGCCTTCGCTGTGGGTGACCTGGCGGCCGTGGCCCTCATCAACCAGGACTTCCCCACCACCTCGGACGCCGTGCGCTTCTGGACGCCGCTGGTCATCTGCTATGCCCTGCTGGTCATCTACATGCAGG aggagcagaggcagcagcCTGGCCTGCAGGGCCAGGTCCAGACTTTGCTGGTGCGCATGGGTGGCCTCTTCGTGCTGCTGCTGACCGTGGGCAGCTGGCTGGACCTCCTGGGAATCCTCCTGTCCCTGCTGGGCGAGCTCTGGTGCCTGGCCAGCATCCACACTCTGCTGGACCTCTGCCAGATACAG GATTCTCCATCCCAGAGGCCTTCTGTGTCAGCTCCAAGGCAGCCCCAGTCCCGGCCCTCAGCACGTGCCCAGCCCCGGGGGACAGCCCCCTCCTGA
- the SLC25A34 gene encoding solute carrier family 25 member 34, whose protein sequence is MSLTQAQPASGREARETVTPAVDLVLGASACCLACIFTNPLEVVKTRLQLQGELQAHGTYPRPYRGFVTSVVAVVRADGLCGLQKGLAAGLLYQGLMNGVRFYCYSLACQAGLTQWPGGTVVAGAVAGALGAFVGSPAYLIKTQLQAQTVAAMAVGHQHHHQSVLGALETIWRQQGLAGLWRGVGGAVPRVMVGSAAQLATFASAKAWVQEQQWLPEDSWLVALAGGMISSVAVAAVMTPFDVVSTRLYNQPVDGTGRGQLYSGLADCLVKIWRQEGPLALYKGLGPAYLRLGPHTILSMLFWDELRKLAARGQHQGT, encoded by the exons ATGTCCCTGACCCAGGCACAGCCGGCCTCGGGAAGAGAGGCCAGGGAGACGGTCACCCCAGCTGTGGACCTGGTGCTGGGCGCCTCGGCCTGTTGCCTGGCCTGCATCTTCACCAACCCCCTAGAGGTGGTGAAGACGAGGCTGCAgctgcagggggagctgcaggcccaCGGCACGTACCCACGGCCCTACAGGGGCTTTGTGACCTCGGTGGTGGCTGTGGTCCGCGCCGATGGGCTGTGTGGCCTGCAGAAGGGGCTGGCCGCCGGCCTCCTCTACCAGGGCCTCATGAACGGCGTCCGCTTCTACTGCTACAGCCTGGCATGCCAGGCTGGCCTCACCCAGTGGCCTGGTGGCACCGTGGTCGCGGGCGCCGTGGCTGGGGCACTGGGAGCCTTCGTGGGGAGCCCTGCTTACTTG ATCAAAACGCAGCTGCAGGCCCAGACCGTGGCCGCGATGGCCGTGGGCCACCAACATCATCACCAG AGTGTTCTGGGTGCCTTGGAGACCATCTGGCGGCAGCAGGGCCTGGCAGGGCTGTGGCGGGGCGTGGGGGGAGCTGTGCCCAGAGTCATGGTCGGCTCAGCCGCCCAGCTGGCCACCTTTGCCTCTGCCAAGGCCTGGGTGCAGGAGCAACAG TGGCTCCCGGAAGACAGCTGGCTGGTAGCCTTGGCTGGAGGCATGATCAGCAGCGTCGCTGTGGCTGCAGTCATGACCCCCTTCGACGTGGTCAGCACACGGCTCTACAATCAGCCCGTGGACGGAACCGGCAGG GGCCAGCTGTACAGTGGCCTTGCCGACTGCCTGGTGAAGATCTGGCGGCAGGAGGGCCCCCTGGCGCTCTACAAGGGTCTGGGCCCGGCCTACTTGCGCCTgggcccccacaccatcctcagCATGCTCTTCTGGGACGAGCTCCGGAAACTGGCTGCGCGGGGCCAGCACCAGGGCACCTAG